The following proteins are encoded in a genomic region of Parus major isolate Abel chromosome 18, Parus_major1.1, whole genome shotgun sequence:
- the KCNJ16 gene encoding inward rectifier potassium channel 16 yields the protein MRKMNDQSGCYRPVNIQGNKVSYRGSCRESPEKEVKRLQKRFLHKDGSCNVYFKHIFGEWESYVVDIFTTLVDIKWRHMFVIFSLSYVLSWLFFGLVFWLIAVQHGDLFSEEEITPCVANVHSFTGAFLFSLETQTTIGYGYRCVTEECSLAILMVILQSVLSCIIDTFIIGAALAKMATARKRAQTIRFSYYAVVGLRDGKFCLMWRIGDFRPNHMVEGSVRAQLLRYREDKEGRMTMEYRDLKLLNDQIILVTPVTVVHEIDSDSPLYGLDRKALAKDSFEILVTFVYTGDSTGTSHQSRSSYVPREILWGHRFNDVLHVKKKYYKVDCLQFEETTEVYAPHCSAMQLERKEQEWNRAEKTREKQAEKPALEIKSNQKSFSAVALVTSCEDPEEPVTASSQPPGEVSYRKAAVTLNRLSIESQI from the coding sequence atgaggaagatgaaTGACCAAAGTGGCTGCTACAGGCCGGTAAATATCCAGGGAAACAAGGTCAGTTACCGCGGCTCCTGTCGGGAGAGCCCGGAAAAGGAGGTGAAAAGGCTGCAGAAGAGGTTTCTCCACAAGGATGGCAGCTGCAACGTCTACTTCAAGCACATCTTTGGGGAGTGGGAGAGCTACGTGGTGGACATCTTCACCACGCTGGTGGACATCAAGTGGCGCCACATGTTTGTGATTTTCTCGCTGTCCTACGTGCTCTCGTGGCTGTTCTTCGGCCTGGTGTTCTGGCTGATTGCCGTCCAGCACGGGGACCTGTTCAGCGAGGAGGAGATCACCCCCTGCGTGGCAAATGTGCACAGCTTCACGGGAGCCTTCCTGTTCTCCCTGGAAACGCAGACCACCATCGGGTACGGCTACCGCTGCGTGACCGAGGAGTGCTCGCTCGCCATCCTCATGGTGATCCTGCAGTCGGTGCTGAGCTGCATCATCGACACCTTCATCATCGGGGCGGCCTTGGCCAAGATGGCCACGGCCCGCAAGAGGGCCCAGACCATCCGCTTCAGCTACTACGCCGTGGTTGGGCTGAGGGATGGCAAATTCTGCCTGATGTGGCGCATCGGGGACTTCCGGCCCAACCACATGGTGGAGGGCTCGGTGCGCGCGCAGCTGCTGCGCTACAGGGAGGACAAGGAGGGGAGGATGACCATGGAGTACCGGGACCTGAAGCTGCTCAACGACCAGATCATCCTGGTCACACCAGTCACCGTTGTCCACGAGATCGACAGCGACAGCCCCTTGTACGGCCTGGACCGCAAAGCCCTGGCCAAGGACAGCTTTGAGATCTTGGTGACCTTTGTCTACACGGGTGACTCCACGGGGACTTCCCACCAGTCGCGGAGCTCCTACGTCCCCAGAGAGATCCTGTGGGGCCACAGGTTCAACGATGTCCTGCACGTCAAGAAGAAGTACTACAAGGTGGACTGCCTGCAGTTCGAGGAGACCACGGAGGTGTACGCCCCTCACTGCAGCGCCATGCAGCTGGAGCGCAAGGAGCAGGAGTGGAACCGCGCCGAGAAGACGCGGGAGAAGCAAGCGGAGAAGCCAGCCCTGGAAATCAAGTCCAACCAAAAGTCCTTCAGCGCTGTTGCCCTCGTCACCAGTTGTGAGGATCCTGAAGAGCCGGTGACAGCTTCCAGCCAGCCTCCTGGAGAGGTTTCCtacaggaaagctgctgtgacCTTGAACAGGCTCTCCATAGAGTCCCAAATCTGa